From the Salarias fasciatus chromosome 16, fSalaFa1.1, whole genome shotgun sequence genome, one window contains:
- the LOC115403812 gene encoding trace amine-associated receptor 13c-like, producing MEVQDGADLCFPLLHNSSCRKPAAHWSEGVLLNAVLSLVSTATAALNLLVIISVSHFRQLQTPTNNLLLSLAASDFLVGLLSMPVAIYKQSSCWALGDLLCSLYNYVSYIATSASVGHMVFISADRYVAICDPLRYPSRVTVARVRVCVCACWLCSVLHCAYILMEDLAEPGRHHLCSGECVIIINYVAGTVDLVVTFVAPIAAIFVLYSRVFVVAVVQARAVRSHVHAVRARLTAKRSELKAARTLGVLVVVFLMCFCPYYCVFLVGGDLLNASSEFYLLFLLYFNSCVNPLIYALFYPWFRKATRIIVTLQILRDRSSEANVL from the exons ATGGAGGTCCAGGACGGAGCCGACCTCTGCTTCCCGCTGCTCCACAACAGCTCCTGCAGGAAGCCGGCGGCCCACTGGTCCGAGGGCGTGCTGCTCAACGCCGTGCTGTCCCTGGTCTCCACCGCCACGGCGGCGCTCAACCTGCTCGTCATCATCTCAGTCTCCCActtcag GCAGCTCCAGACGCCCAccaacaacctgctgctgtcgCTGGCCGCGTCGGACTTCCTGGTGGGGCTGCTCTCCATGCCGGTGGCCATCTACAAGCAGTCGTCGTGCTGGGCCCTGGGCGACCTGCTGTGCTCCCTGTACAACTACGTCTCCTACATCGCCACCAGCGCCTCGGTGGGACACATGGTGTTCATCTCGGCCGACCGCTACGTGGCCATCTGCGACCCGCTGCGCTACCCCAGCAGGGTGACGGTGGCCCGGGTGcgggtgtgcgtgtgcgcgtgctgGCTCTGCTCGGTGCTGCACTGCGCCTACATCCTGATGGAGGACCTGGCGGAGCCGGGCAGGCACCACCTGTGCTCCGGCGAGTGCGTCATCATCATCAACTACGTGGCGGGGACGGTGGACCTGGTGGTGACCTTCGTGGCCCCCATCGCCGCCATCTTCGTCCTGTACTCCCGGGTGTTCGTGGTGGCCGTGGTCCAGGCCCGCGCCGTGCGCTCCCACGTGCACGCCGTGCGGGCGCGGCTCACGGCCAAGCGGTCGGAGCTGAAGGCGGCGCGGACGCTGGGcgtgctggtggtggtgttcCTCATGTGCTTCTGCCCGTACTACTGCGTCTTCCTGGTGGGCGGCGACCTGCTCAACGCCTCGTCCGAGTTCtacctgctcttcctcctctacttCAACTCCTGCGTCAACCCGCTGATCTACGCCCTCTTCTACCCCTGGTTCAGGAAGGCCACCAGGATCATCGTCACGCTGCAGATCCTGCGGGACCGATCGTCCGAGGCCAACGTGCTGTAG
- the rubcnl gene encoding LOW QUALITY PROTEIN: protein associated with UVRAG as autophagy enhancer (The sequence of the model RefSeq protein was modified relative to this genomic sequence to represent the inferred CDS: deleted 1 base in 1 codon): MQMKNLQVSLKGTNRRKNAQVHTSRVLIQIEGLPKRKKVTRREALSSRPRCCQFPVQTDETQRYTSTSANLSRLLGGLFPDCSGQQKQAKGPRGPGPVGRDGPHIGGKTLHAAGRQRCFRVPDFSTDILQTTAELEKENAHLVVVDLVLEVLESVKWTLSFSADTQSHTPSGTCTQQHTQACLHTSTHTSSTGVPQPRDTHTLSDTDTHMHSSRASMCENKQSEEETSSRSIFSTDSGFEECGVDVNYDPLSSAERLAQQLVLNFKKSWCPSRRSHRGQLSLRSSLQELPGTGGVAVSSSHLKEEIRLRTRMRGSLNWAPPRLQIIFTVQPPHRRSDVVALQHFLCAGCGTEVEPRYMKKLRYCEYLGRYFCDCCHSGSEAVIPARVLSCWDFSRFPVCDFSRQLLDSLWFQPLFDLSCVGRKLQGRVKELDRFTELQEQLGGVKKLLTACRFSESVLVEFQQLPAHLMEQPRLFSMDDLLKVKKGQLVLQARTVLHAALDHIESCQLCLARGFFCEFCGEKDIIFPFQSHICKQCAVCKACFHKHCFLDKKCPKCIRRESWKNNHED, encoded by the exons ATGCAGATGAAG AATCTTCAGGTTTCCCTGAAAGGAACCAACA GAAGGAAGAACGCCCAAGTCCACACCTCAAG GGTCCTCATCCAAATCGAAGGACTGCCGAAGAGGAAGAAAGTCACCCGACGCGAGGCTCTGAGCTCCAGACCGAGGTGCTGTCAGTTCCCCGTCCAGACGGACGAGACGCAGCGCTACACCTCCACCTCAGCCAACCTGAGCCGCCTCCTCGGCGGCCTTTTCCCGGACTGCAGCGGACAGCAGAAACAGGCCAAGGGCCCCAGAGGACCGGGGCCGGTCGGCCGTGACGGCCCCCACATCGGAGGCAAGACACTGCACGCCGCAG gGAGGCAGAGGTGCTTCAGAGTTCCAGATTTTTCTACAGACATCTTGCAGACCACCGCCGAGCTGGAAAAG GAAAACGCTCACCTGGTT GTggtggacctggtcctggaggttctgGAATCAGTGAAGTGGACTCTGAGCTTCTCCGCAgacacacagagtcacacacCATCCGGGACGTGCACGCAACAACACACTCAGGCCTGTttacacaccagcacacacacctccagcacaGGTGTTCCTCaacccagagacacacacacactttcagacacagacacacacatgcactcctCCCGAGCGTCCATGTGTGAGAACAAACAGTCAGAAGAGGAAACCAGCAGTCGGTCCATCTTCTCCACCGACAGCGGATTTGAAG AATGCGGAGTCGACGTGAACTATGACCCTCTCAGCAG TGCGGAGCGCCTTGCTCAGCAACTGGTGCTGAACTTCAAGAAGAGCTGGTGTCCGTCCAGGAGGTCACACAGGGGTCAACTGAGCCTCCGCAGCTCGCTGCAGGAG CTGCCAGGAACTGGAGGTGTGGCGGTGAGCAGCAGCCATCTGAAAGAGGAGATCAGACTAAGGACCAGGATGAGAGGATCGTTGAACTGGGCTCCTCCACGTCTGCAGATCATCTTCACAGTGCAGCCCCCCCACAG ACGCAGTGACGTAGTGGCTCTACAGCACTTCCTGTGTGCCGGATGCGGGACAGAAGTGGAACCCA GATACATGAAGAAGCTACGTTACTGTGAATATCTCGGCAG ATATTTCTGTGACTGCTGCCACAGTGGCTCTGAAGCAGTAATTCCTGCTCGGGTTCTGTCCTGCTGGGACTTCAGCAG GTTCCCTGTGTGTGACTTCTCCAGACAGCTGCTGGACTCTCTGTGGTTTCAGCCTCTGTTCGACCTGAGCTGTGTGGGGAGGAAGCTGCAGGGCCGAGTCAAGGAGCTGGACCGCTTCACC GAGCTTCAGGAGCAACTGGGAGGAGTGAAGAAGCTGCTGACAGCCTGCAGATTCTCTGAAAG TGTGTTGGTGGagttccagcagcttcctgctcaCCTGATGGAGCAGCCACGTCTCTTCTCCATGGACGACCTGCTGAAGGTGAAGAAGGGGCAGCTGGTGCTGCAGGCCAGAACCGTGCTGCACGCCGCCCTGGATCACATCGAAAGCTGTCAG TTGTGTCTGGCTCGAGGTTTCTTCTGTGAGTTCTGCGGAGAAAAAGACATCATATTTCCTTTTCAGAGTCACATCTGCAAGCAGTGTGCAG TGTGTAAAGCCTGCTTTCACAAACATTGTTTTCTGGATAAAAAATGTCCCAAATGCATCCGGAGGGAATCCTGGAAAAATAACCATGAAGACTGA
- the LOC115403290 gene encoding trace amine-associated receptor 13c-like yields the protein MESELLCFPQLLNASCRRPPPPRSESRLRLLLVLLLQASLYFICGLTVALNLLVVVCISYFRRLHSPTNTLLLSLAVADLLVGLLSMPGEVVRRWSCWPLGDAACCLYNFLSYVVTSASVGNMVLISADRHAAVCDPLRYPGRVTPRRARLAVLLCWLCSLLYGAVFVREEFVDPGRHHSCQGECVVVLDFLSGVLDLVLTFVLPVAVIVLLYLRVFAVAASQARALRSRVAARRPQAHAKRSELKAARTLGVLVLVFLLCFCPFYCVSLALGESLSSDAQFFVFFLFYFNSSVNPLIYALFYPWFRKAVRHTLTLRILQPGSSQTNFL from the exons ATGGAGTCGGAGCTGCTCTGCTTCCCTCAGCTCCTCAACGCCTCCTGCCGGAGGCCGCCGCCTCCCCGGAGCGAGTCGCGCCTCCGgctgctcctcgtcctcctcctgcaggcctcGCTGTACTTCATCTGCGGCCTGACGGTGGCGCTCAACCTGCTGGTCGTCGTCTGCATCTCGTACTTCAG GCGGCTGCACAGCCCCACTAacactctgctcctctctctggctGTCGCAGACTTGCTGGTGGGCCTGCTGTCCATGCCGGGCGAGGTGGTGCGGCGCTGGTCCTGCTGGCCGCTGGGCGACGCGGCGTGCTGCCTCTATAACTTCCTGAGCTACGTGGTCACGTCGGCCTCGGTGGGGAACATGGTGCTGATCTCGGCCGACCGCCACGCCGCCGTGTGCGACCCGCTGCGCTACCCGGGCCGGGTGACGCCGCGGCGGGCGCGGCTCGCCGTGCTGCTGTGCTGGCTCTGCTCGCTGCTGTACGGCGCCGTCTTCGTCCGGGAGGAGTTCGTCGACCCGGGCCGCCACCACTCCTGCCAGGGGGAGTGCGTGGTGGTGCTGGACTTCCTGTCGggggtcctggacctggtcttgaCCTTCGTCCTTCCCGTTGCCGTCATCGTGCTGCTGTACCTGAGGGTGTTCGCCGTGGCGGCGTCTCAGGCCCGGGCCCTGCGCTCGCGGgtcgccgcccgccgcccgcagGCTCACGCCAAGCGGTCGGAGCTGAAGGCGGCCCGGACCCTgggggtcctggttctggtgttcctgctctgcttctgccCGTTCTACTGCGTCAGCCTGGCTCTGGGGGAGTCGCTCAGCAGCGACGCCCAGTTCTtcgtcttcttcctcttctacTTCAACTCGTCGGTGAACCCGCTGATCTACGCTCTGTTCTACCCCTGGTTCAGGAAGGCCGTCAGACACACGCTGACGCTCCGCATCCTGCAGCCGGGATCCAGCCAGACCAACTTCCTGTAG